In one window of Nocardia brasiliensis DNA:
- a CDS encoding ABC transporter permease has translation MTTATKPAAATPAAQPDGPSLLQRLAVRPEIGAALGALLVFVFFSIITDRFLSPLGVATWLDDSSTLGIMAVAVALLMIGGEFDLSAGVMTASTALVTALLAVHAGWNVWFALLGSLALALLVGAFNGWLVMRTGLPSFIVTLGTFLALQGLNLGVTRLVTGTVQVSGIRGAEGYNSAGWVFASTLNIGDARIQASVIWWIVLTAIAAIVLVRTRFGNWIFAVGGALPNARAVGVPADRTKIILFMTTAFAGWVVGSCGILRFASVQANQGVGLELHYIIAAVVGGCLLTGGFGSAVGAAIGALIFGMARQGIVFARWDSDWFMLFLGVLLLVAVLVNNRFQKRAERVRR, from the coding sequence ATGACTACTGCCACAAAACCCGCCGCGGCCACACCGGCCGCCCAGCCGGACGGGCCTTCGCTGCTGCAGCGCCTCGCCGTGCGTCCGGAGATCGGCGCCGCGCTCGGCGCGCTGCTCGTGTTCGTGTTCTTCTCGATCATCACCGACCGCTTCCTGAGCCCGCTCGGCGTGGCGACCTGGCTGGACGATTCGTCCACGCTCGGCATCATGGCGGTCGCGGTGGCGCTGTTGATGATCGGTGGTGAGTTCGATCTGTCGGCCGGTGTGATGACCGCGTCGACCGCGCTGGTCACCGCGCTGCTCGCGGTGCACGCCGGCTGGAATGTCTGGTTCGCGCTGCTCGGCTCACTGGCGCTGGCACTGCTGGTCGGCGCGTTCAACGGCTGGCTCGTGATGCGCACCGGCCTGCCCAGTTTCATCGTCACGCTCGGCACTTTCCTTGCGCTGCAAGGCCTCAACCTCGGCGTGACCCGCCTGGTCACCGGAACGGTTCAGGTGTCGGGGATTCGCGGCGCCGAGGGCTACAACTCGGCGGGGTGGGTGTTCGCCTCGACGTTGAATATCGGCGACGCCCGGATTCAGGCCTCGGTCATCTGGTGGATCGTGCTGACCGCGATCGCCGCGATCGTGCTGGTGCGCACCAGATTCGGCAACTGGATCTTCGCGGTCGGCGGTGCGCTGCCGAACGCGCGGGCGGTCGGCGTTCCCGCGGACCGGACGAAGATCATCCTCTTCATGACCACGGCCTTCGCCGGCTGGGTGGTGGGGTCGTGCGGCATCCTGCGCTTCGCCAGCGTGCAGGCGAATCAGGGTGTGGGGCTGGAACTGCACTACATCATCGCGGCCGTGGTCGGCGGCTGCCTGCTGACCGGTGGTTTCGGCTCGGCCGTCGGCGCCGCGATCGGCGCGCTGATCTTCGGCATGGCCCGCCAGGGCATCGTGTTCGCGCGCTGGGACAGTGACTGGTTCATGCTGTTCCTCGGTGTGCTGCTGCTGGTGGCGGTGTTGGTCAACAACAGATTCCAGAAGCGAGCCGAAAGGGTACGCCGATGA